The following coding sequences lie in one Gemmatimonadota bacterium genomic window:
- a CDS encoding TfoX/Sxy family protein translates to MSNDVLAGRIRPLLSKRNGYSERNMFGGVCFMINGNMCVGTWKDSLIVRLEREKHDETLGEPHTRPADIAGRTMKGWALVEPPGIASEQGLKDWVDRAAAYAASLPAK, encoded by the coding sequence ATGAGCAATGACGTATTAGCCGGTCGGATTCGTCCCCTTCTTTCGAAGCGGAACGGATACTCCGAACGAAACATGTTCGGCGGCGTCTGTTTCATGATCAACGGCAATATGTGCGTGGGAACCTGGAAAGACTCGCTCATCGTGCGGCTCGAACGGGAGAAGCACGACGAGACGCTGGGCGAACCGCACACGAGACCCGCCGACATCGCGGGACGGACCATGAAGGGATGGGCGCTGGTGGAACCGCCGGGCATCGCATCCGAGCAAGGTCTTAAAGACTGGGTGGACCGCGCCGCGGCTTACGCCGCATCCCTGCCGGCTAAGTGA
- a CDS encoding error-prone DNA polymerase — MMRPSRARSEARDPAPSPSPRDPSRPPSNPAYAPLWCKSNYSFLEGASHPEELMGACRHLGIRSLALTDRNGVYGIVRAHVRARELDVHLIVGSQVSLQDGSEVLLLVQNREGYARLCRLLTAGHLRASKGNCRVSWQEVCRHSPGLIALWIGDPTSPGSEPILEQLHAAFKDRLYVVLVRHRRADETLKEIRLREMADRFGLPTVAAVEVLYHTPERRRLQDVLTCIREGVTLPAAGRLLRPNDQHALKGPEDMARLFGDDPASLERTREIADRCTFSLGELRYRYPLERLPKGKTSIQYLEERTFAGAKRRLGDRLASKVIPQLKKELALIRELEYEGYFLTMHEIVEYCGREDILCQGRGSAANSAVCFSLGITSVDPTQVDLLFERFLSRERAEPPDIDLDIEHNRREEVIRHVYQKYGRTHAAMVANVVRYRHRSAIREVGKALEIPATSLDRLSKLVSHERWDGAFIRRAGLDPENPALRHLHVLVREIQDFPRHLSIHPGGFMLGHYPVHDLVPIESATMEGRTVIQWDKEDVEDAGLFKVDLLGLGALNMLHLGFDLLRRHRGMKLTLADLPPGDTATFDLICRSDTVGVFQIESRAQMAMLGRLKPRTYYDLVIEISIVRPGPITGGMVHPYLRRRNGVEEITYPHECLKPVLEKTLGVPLFQEQVMQLAMVAADYTPGEADQLRRDMAAWRRSGRIDRHRERLVTRMMRKGIEHEFAERVFQQIRGFGEYGFPESHAASFAHIAYATAYLRCHFPAEFTCALLNAQPMGFYSPATIVNDARIHGVEVRPVSIRHSRWDCTLEEIAAEGAGDHRGSAGSGHKSEASARFAVRMGLRYVQRLSKGDWERLDRAMEQAPFRDLPDVARRSGLHEDKLESLAEAGAFACFGLERRRALWQVLGSNPRQPPALSLDSRTSPPRFPSLSSLETIVWDHQVSDHSVLGHLLEPLRPGLAARGLPSARELNGMPDGSPVHYVGMVICRQRPGTAQGVTFMTLEDETGFANLVIWENVFEQYSALVRTLPCLGVTGNLQVGEGVVHLVAEAFWDPRLEDGSLRLKSRDFH, encoded by the coding sequence GGCCACCCTCGAACCCTGCCTACGCGCCCCTCTGGTGCAAGAGCAACTACTCCTTTCTGGAGGGGGCCAGCCACCCCGAGGAACTGATGGGAGCCTGCCGGCACCTGGGCATTCGGTCCCTGGCCCTTACCGACCGCAACGGGGTGTACGGCATTGTCCGGGCGCACGTGCGCGCCCGGGAACTGGACGTCCACCTGATCGTGGGATCGCAGGTCAGCCTCCAAGACGGTTCGGAAGTCCTGCTGCTGGTGCAGAACCGGGAAGGCTATGCCCGGCTCTGCCGGCTGCTGACCGCCGGGCACCTGCGCGCCTCCAAGGGGAACTGCAGAGTAAGCTGGCAGGAGGTGTGCCGCCACAGCCCCGGCCTGATCGCCCTGTGGATCGGCGATCCCACCTCTCCCGGCTCCGAACCCATCCTCGAACAACTCCACGCGGCCTTCAAAGACCGCCTGTACGTGGTCCTGGTCCGACACCGGCGGGCGGACGAGACCCTGAAGGAGATCCGCTTGCGGGAGATGGCAGACCGGTTCGGCCTGCCCACCGTTGCCGCCGTGGAGGTCCTCTACCATACGCCCGAACGGCGGCGCCTGCAGGACGTGCTGACCTGCATCCGGGAGGGCGTGACGCTGCCCGCGGCCGGACGCCTCCTCCGGCCGAACGACCAGCACGCCCTGAAGGGACCGGAAGACATGGCACGGCTCTTCGGCGATGACCCGGCGTCCCTCGAACGAACGCGCGAGATAGCCGACCGCTGCACCTTCTCCCTCGGCGAACTGCGCTACCGCTACCCGCTGGAGCGTCTGCCGAAGGGCAAGACGTCCATCCAGTACCTGGAGGAGCGCACCTTCGCGGGCGCGAAACGCCGCCTGGGCGACAGGCTCGCGTCGAAAGTGATTCCCCAGTTGAAGAAGGAACTCGCCCTGATCCGGGAACTGGAGTACGAGGGCTATTTCCTGACCATGCACGAGATCGTGGAGTATTGCGGCCGCGAGGACATCCTCTGCCAGGGCCGCGGGTCGGCGGCCAACTCCGCCGTCTGCTTTTCGCTGGGCATCACCAGCGTGGACCCCACCCAGGTGGACCTCCTCTTCGAGCGTTTCCTGTCGAGGGAAAGGGCCGAGCCGCCGGACATCGACCTGGACATCGAGCACAACCGCCGGGAGGAGGTGATCCGGCACGTATACCAGAAGTACGGGCGCACCCACGCCGCCATGGTGGCCAACGTGGTTCGCTACCGCCATCGATCCGCCATCCGGGAGGTGGGAAAAGCACTGGAGATACCGGCAACCAGCCTGGACCGTCTGTCCAAACTGGTATCTCACGAACGCTGGGACGGGGCCTTCATCCGGCGGGCCGGTCTCGACCCGGAGAACCCGGCTCTGCGCCACCTGCACGTCCTGGTGCGGGAGATCCAGGACTTTCCCCGCCACCTCTCCATCCATCCCGGGGGCTTCATGCTGGGCCATTACCCCGTCCATGACCTGGTGCCCATCGAGAGCGCCACCATGGAAGGGCGGACCGTGATCCAGTGGGACAAGGAGGATGTGGAGGACGCGGGGTTGTTCAAAGTAGATCTCCTGGGCCTGGGCGCCCTCAACATGCTGCACCTCGGCTTCGACCTCCTGCGGCGGCACCGCGGGATGAAACTCACCCTGGCCGATCTCCCCCCGGGGGACACCGCCACCTTCGACCTGATCTGCCGCAGCGACACGGTGGGGGTGTTCCAGATCGAGAGCCGGGCCCAGATGGCCATGCTGGGGCGCCTGAAGCCGCGCACCTACTACGACCTGGTGATCGAGATCAGCATCGTCCGTCCCGGGCCCATTACGGGCGGCATGGTCCATCCCTACCTGCGGCGGCGCAACGGAGTAGAGGAAATCACCTATCCCCACGAGTGCCTCAAGCCCGTCTTGGAGAAGACCCTGGGCGTGCCCCTCTTCCAGGAGCAGGTGATGCAACTGGCCATGGTGGCGGCGGACTACACCCCCGGCGAGGCCGACCAGCTCCGGCGGGACATGGCCGCCTGGCGGCGTTCGGGACGAATCGATCGGCACCGGGAACGGCTGGTCACGCGCATGATGAGGAAGGGCATCGAGCATGAATTCGCCGAACGCGTCTTCCAGCAGATCCGGGGGTTCGGCGAGTACGGCTTCCCGGAGAGCCACGCCGCCAGTTTCGCCCACATCGCCTACGCCACCGCCTACCTGCGATGCCACTTCCCGGCGGAGTTCACCTGCGCCCTGCTGAACGCCCAGCCCATGGGGTTCTACTCGCCCGCCACCATCGTCAACGACGCCCGGATACATGGGGTGGAGGTGCGGCCGGTGAGCATACGCCACAGCCGCTGGGACTGCACCCTGGAGGAGATTGCAGCGGAAGGCGCGGGTGATCACAGAGGCAGCGCAGGGAGCGGCCACAAGAGCGAGGCTTCCGCCCGGTTCGCGGTGCGTATGGGACTGCGCTATGTCCAGAGACTGAGCAAAGGAGACTGGGAGAGGCTGGACCGGGCCATGGAGCAGGCCCCCTTCCGGGACCTTCCGGACGTCGCCCGGCGGAGCGGACTCCACGAGGACAAGCTGGAGTCCCTGGCCGAGGCGGGCGCCTTCGCGTGCTTCGGCCTGGAACGCCGCCGCGCCCTCTGGCAGGTCCTGGGCAGTAACCCCCGGCAGCCGCCCGCGCTGTCGCTCGACAGCCGCACCTCCCCGCCCCGGTTTCCCTCCCTGAGCAGCCTGGAAACCATTGTCTGGGACCATCAGGTCAGCGACCATAGCGTACTGGGTCACCTCCTGGAACCATTGCGCCCCGGCCTGGCCGCCCGGGGGCTGCCCTCGGCACGGGAGCTCAACGGGATGCCGGACGGCAGCCCGGTCCATTACGTGGGCATGGTCATCTGCCGCCAGCGCCCCGGAACCGCCCAAGGCGTCACCTTCATGACGCTGGAGGACGAAACGGGCTTCGCGAACCTGGTCATCTGGGAGAATGTATTCGAGCAGTATTCCGCGCTGGTCAGGACGCTTCCCTGCTTAGGCGTGACCGGAAACCTGCAGGTGGGAGAAGGGGTAGTCCACCTCGTGGCCGAGGCGTTCTGGGACCCGAGGCTTGAGGATGGGTCATTGCGTCTGAAGAGCCGGGATTTTCATTAG